From a single Seriola aureovittata isolate HTS-2021-v1 ecotype China chromosome 18, ASM2101889v1, whole genome shotgun sequence genomic region:
- the ccdc82 gene encoding coiled-coil domain-containing protein 82 yields the protein MESLYKRKMFASMRKTKVDASKKRQIGLPASILDDSDEGSFSSSSSSSGSQSDFQSSPEDDSEQDYRGRSESGATSSDDSRSVTRRKRSFLGGNDSSSSSSEEDDEEEDDEEDDRSQPKRMVQPRKRSRLQRQDESDSDHAEEKGREEAEKAKRRQRHSKLLALSQRMKARIPSRRRSRLKQGTGKGDKEESKEGEDEAGGDEDGDGGSSKKEAERGDEGGREEEEEEDKEEDEEDKDKEEQEEGKE from the exons ATGGAGAGTTTGTACAAGCGGAAAATGTTCGCGTCGATGCGGAAAACCAAAGTGGATGCATCGAAGAAGCGGCAAATCGGCCTGCCCGCCTCCATACTGGACGACAGTGACGAgggctccttctcctcctcctcctcctcctccggatCCCAGTCCGACTTCCAGAGCTCCCCGGAGGACGACAGCGAGCAGGATTACCGGGGCCGGAGCGAGTCAGGGGCGACTTCGAGCGACGACAGCCGCTCCGTGACCCGCAGGAAGCGCTCGTTCCTGGGAGGCAACGACAGCTCCTCGTCCTCCAGTGAGGAGGAcgatgaagaggaggacgaTGAAGAGGATGACAGGAGCCAACCGAAGAGGATGGTGCAGCCCAGGAAGCGGAGCAGGTTGCAGCGGCAGGACGAGTCGGACTCGGACCATGCggaggagaagggaagagaggaggcgGAGAAGGcgaagaggaggcagagacacagcaaACTGCTGGCGCTGTCCCAAAGGATGAAGGCCCGAATCCCGAGCCGGAGGAGGAGCCGCTTAAAGCAG GGTACGGGCAAGGGCGACAAGGAAGAGTCTAAAGAAGGTGAGGATGAGGCTGGTGGTGATGAAGATGGGGATGGAGGCAGCAGCAAGAAAGAGGCTGAAAGAGGCgatgaaggaggcagagaggaagaggaggaggaggacaaggaggaggacgaggaggacaaggacaaagaggagcaggaggaggggaaggaatAG